GGCAGCGTCGGCAACTCCATCGACGGCACCGCCTCCCGGGACTTCGTCGCGGAGTTCGCCTTCATCACCGCGATGATCGGCGTGAACCTCTCCCGGATCGCGGAGGAGATCATCATCTGGAACACGAAGGAGTTCTCCTTCGTGACGCTGCACGACGCCTTCTCCACGGGCTCCTCGATCATGCCGCAGAAGAAGAACCCGGACATCGCGGAGCTGGCGCGCGGCAAGTCCGGCCGTCTGATCGGCAACCTGACCGGGCTGATGGCGACCCTCAAGGCCCTCCCGCTCGCCTACAACCGCGACCTGCAGGAGGACAAGGAGCCGGTCTTCGACTCCTGTGACCAGCTCGAGGTGCTGCTGCCTGCCTTCACCGGCATGATCGCCACCCTGACCGTGCACCGTGAGCGCATGGAGGAACTGGCCCCGGCCGGCTTCTCGCTCGCCACCGACATCGCCGAGTGGCTCGTCAAGCAGGGTGTGCCGTTCCGTGTCGCGCACGAGGTCGCCGGCGAGTGCGTCAAGGCGGCGGAGGCCGAGGGCAAGGAGCTGGACGAGCTGACGGACGACCAGTTCGCGAAGATCAGCGCCCATCTGACCCCTGAGGTCCGCTCGGTCCTGAACGTCCCGGGTGCGCTGGCCTCCCGCAACGGCCGGGGCGGCACGGCCCCGAGCGCGGTCGCGATCCAGCTGGCCGAGGTGAAGGCGAACGTGCGGGCACAGCACGACTGGGCCACCGCCAAGCAGTGACACCGGCGGGGCGCGGGGGCCGCGCCGGTCGTGGCGCACTCGCGCGGGCGGGAGCGTCCGCGAGGCGCCCCGCCCGCGCGGACGTTCCACACTCCCGCAACACCCCGCACACCCCGGACGCCGAAGGCAACGCCGTCGCGGGTTACGTTGGTCGTCAGCCGTACCGGAGCCGACCGAACGGAGCCCGCGATGCCCTTCGCCCGCCTCGCTTCAGCGACCACCCCCACCTGTCACATCGGCTTCGGACTCGCCGCCGTCGGCCGCCCCGGCTACATCGACCTCGGCCGTGACCGGGACCTCCCGCAGGACCGCAGCGTCGAGGCACTCCGCGCCCGGACGCACGAACTCCTGGACGCCGCCTACGCCCAGGGCGTCCGCTACTTCGACGCGGCCCGCTCCTACGGCCGCTCCGAGGAGTTCCTCGCGGGCTGGCTCGCCGCCCACCCCGAGGTCGACGACGCCGTCGTGGGCAGCAAATGGGGGTACACCTACACGGCCGACTGGTCGACGGACGCGCAGACGCACGAGGTCAAGGACCACGGCCTCGCCACCTACGAGCGTCAGCGCCGGGAGACGGACGGCCTGCTCGGCGACCGGCTCGACCTCTACCAGATCCACTCGGTGACCCCGGACAGCCCGGCCCTCACCGACAAGGAACTGCACGCGAAACTGGCGGAGGCCGCAGCGCGCGGCCGCACGGTCGGCTTCTCCACCAGCGGCCCCGCCCAGGCCGACGCCATCCGCGCCGCGCTCGCCGTGACGGTCGACGGCGAGCCCCTCTTCCGCACCGTCCAGTCGACCTACAACCTCCTGGAGACCTCGGCCGGCCCGGCCCTCGCCGAGGCCCGCGAAGCCGGACTCACGGTGATCGTGAAGGAGGGCATGGCCAACGGTCGTCTCGCCGGTCCGGCCGCACCCGACGCCCTCGCGTCGGTGGCGCAGGAGACGGGTCTCGGCTGTGACGCCGTCGCGCTCGCGGTGATCCTGCGCCGGCCCTGGGCCGGCGTCGTCCTCTCCGGCGCGGCGACCACCGCCCAGCTCGCGTCCAACCTGCACGCCGCGGCCGTCGACCTCGACGACGGCCTGCTGGAGCGGCTGGCCGGGCTGTCGGAGGACCCGCAGGCCTACTGGGAGCGGCGCAGCCGACTGCCCTGGCACTGAGCCCGCGACGTCCGGCGGATCCTCGCCCGACCACCCCGGGTGAACCGCACACGCCCAGATTGAGACAATGATGTCTCACATGGGTTACTCTTGTCTCATGGCTGTCGACCGTGACCACGTGCTGCGCAGTGCCGCGACCCTGCTGACCCGAAAGTCCACCGCGACGATGGACGAGGTCGCCAGGGCGGCCGGGATCAGCCGGGCCACGCTGCACCGTCACTTCGCCGGGCG
The window above is part of the Streptomyces sp. NBC_00425 genome. Proteins encoded here:
- a CDS encoding aldo/keto reductase, translated to MPFARLASATTPTCHIGFGLAAVGRPGYIDLGRDRDLPQDRSVEALRARTHELLDAAYAQGVRYFDAARSYGRSEEFLAGWLAAHPEVDDAVVGSKWGYTYTADWSTDAQTHEVKDHGLATYERQRRETDGLLGDRLDLYQIHSVTPDSPALTDKELHAKLAEAAARGRTVGFSTSGPAQADAIRAALAVTVDGEPLFRTVQSTYNLLETSAGPALAEAREAGLTVIVKEGMANGRLAGPAAPDALASVAQETGLGCDAVALAVILRRPWAGVVLSGAATTAQLASNLHAAAVDLDDGLLERLAGLSEDPQAYWERRSRLPWH
- the argH gene encoding argininosuccinate lyase; the protein is MSSNSGDVRLWGGRFADGPAEALAKLSASVHFDWRLAPYDIAGSRAHARVLHKAGLLTEDELTRMIAGLGELEADVADGSFVGTIADEDVHTALERGLLERVGPDLGGKLRAGRSRNDQIATLFRMYLRDHARIVGGLIADLQDALVGLAEAHPDVAMPGRTHLQHAQPVLFAHHVLAHVQSLSRDAERLRQWDERTAVSPYGSGALAGSSLGLDPEAVAEDLGFENGSVGNSIDGTASRDFVAEFAFITAMIGVNLSRIAEEIIIWNTKEFSFVTLHDAFSTGSSIMPQKKNPDIAELARGKSGRLIGNLTGLMATLKALPLAYNRDLQEDKEPVFDSCDQLEVLLPAFTGMIATLTVHRERMEELAPAGFSLATDIAEWLVKQGVPFRVAHEVAGECVKAAEAEGKELDELTDDQFAKISAHLTPEVRSVLNVPGALASRNGRGGTAPSAVAIQLAEVKANVRAQHDWATAKQ